The DNA region CCCCATTCCCATTTGATAGATTGTGATAACTCAAATCTAGTTCTCTTAAAGAGCTTAAACCTGAGAAAGAATCAGGGAGCAAAAGACTTATAATGGGATCTGGTCCACTACCTATCGGAAGTTTCCTTGTAGCATTTCCACCTACCCAAAGGTGCTCTAGACATTTCATACCACTAATCATGTTTTTTGGGATTTTCTCTAGTCTTGAGCAATTAGATATATTGAGATTTTTAAGAGACGACAACCTCTTAAATGATAGTGGTAACTTGTTGAGTCTTGAACAGCCAGAAAGATTAAAAACTTCAAGTGATTCCAAGCAAATCTCGTCTGGAAGTCTCTTAAGACGTTTGCAACCTTGTAGATGCAACTCTTTAAGTCGTCTTAGAAATCCAATGGATGGGTGAACTTTAGACAAACTTGTACAATATGCAAGCTCTAGTTTCTCAAGATTTTGGAATCCGCTCAAGTCTAGTGTCTCGATTAAGTTTTGAGAGTGACTCAGGCAAATGTGTTTTAATTTGTCAAAAATCTGCTATAGAAGACTAATAAATAGTTAGATAAAATGAACAAGAGTAAAAGGACtaagaagaataagaataaattaaatctGCATAAGCCAAAATCTTACCTTCCTTTTATCCCACAATTGTTTGATGCAGCTGTAAGGCATTTTGAGCATAACAAGATTCTTCGGCTGGAAACTGGCCGGCAAGGATTCGAAAGGATATTCCCACCATTCTATAATGCATAACTCGTTACTTAGCATGAAATTCGAAGGATCTCCATGCCATTCTAGATTAGTGCGTAAATGACCAACCCCGCTAATCTcaagcattttcaattttttcatctttgaGAAGGCTTCAAAATTTAGTTGCTCTAGTTTCTGTAAAGGTAATTTTAGGACAATGCCTTTAACTGTATCAGTTCCCTAGTAACCAAGAAAACTGAAATTAGTGTGGTGAAAGTATTTGACAAATACATAGAAAAATCAGTATCAATCGAAACATACTTCTTTATGTTTGTGTCTAGAATAATCCACTTACagtattatttttcaatacgTGAAGAACATCCTCAATATGCCACAATCTACTGCGTTCGCCAGGCTCCTCAGCAGACTCACAATGAACTATTTGCTGACCCATTTTTTGTAACAAATTGTGCATCTGCAATCTTTCATTCGAGATGGTTATAAGAGATTTGTCCACAAGAACTCTGATATTGATGTTCGGATAGTAACCAAAACTTTCTAGTTTGTGTATGCTGCTATACATATTTGCTCCATGGAAGAAACATGCAATatctaaaaacaattttttctccaaatcctccaatccatcaaaacttatttgaagtttattcaaaatttcttcTTTAGGATTTTCTTTTAGTAGATTCCTCGCACTTTTCCATTCATCCATTGTTCTACCAAataagaaagaaccaaaaacttCAAGAGCTAAAGGGAGGCCTTGAGCGTAACTCACAACATTCATAGACAATTGAACATAATTTTCTTCAGGATGAGGTTTCTTGAAGGCTTTCCAACTAAAGAGCTGTAAAGCTTCAGGATAATTCAAGTTCATAACCTCGTAGGTATTATCCACAAATCTATTAAGCAAATGTTGATCTCTACTTGTTATAATGATTCTACTCCCTTGACCAAACCAATCATGGCTCCCCGCTAGTGCTTCTAGTTGTTTTACttcatccacatcatcaagaataataaaaacCTTTTTATTACGTAGTCTGTTTACTATCACTCTACTTGCCCCATACTCATTCcatatatttatttctctttccatCAAGATCTCAACAATAAGTTGTTTTTGTAAGTAAACTAGACCATGAGTTCTAGTTTCTTCTCTAATATCAGTGATGAAGCAACTAGCATCAAATTGATGAGAAACTCTTTCATAAATGGCTTTTGACAAAGTTGTCTTCCCAATTCCACCCATCCCATAAATCCCTAAAAAGCGAACATCATCCAATCCTATACTAAGCAGGTTCATAATTTCCTCCACACGGGATTCTATGCCTACAAAATCCTTGGAAACGATTGAGAAGTTACGACTCAATCCACTAAGTACCCTTCTACTAATTTCTTCTACAACGATTGATTCGTGCCTGTAAGAAAGATAGATCAGCTATAGtcatagagagaaaaaattctttataatattacataatgTTTATCTTCATTCAGCAAAGAAATGgaaattcttaatttatgatGTAGCACCATAATTAAAGTTTTATTGGCTTGGATCATCATGGGCTCTAATAAAAAACCATCTTTTTGTCACCTAACTATAAAACTTCAATGGTTTGAGAGTGTGCCTAATTTTACtagtttctttaattatttgtatGCTTCTTGCATTCCCTTTTTCGTAgtcattttttatcttttatcttgaCAATTATAAGTTAAAGATTATTTACTACATAATGttgctttttttaattgaagcaATTCTGCACGAAATGTGAATTTGTGAGACAATGATATATAGAGGCTACAAAGATTATTCAATGTCAACTAGtcagaaattaaaatttttctaaagtCCAAACACACTGAAAGTTCTCTCAATATGTTTGAGTAtgaaagtaaataaaatttgtCAAGTTAATCCATGGGAGAGTCGGTCAACTTTTAGTGCTGTAGCAAATTATGATCGATGTTGATACTAATTTagaacaaaatttgattattttgcaGAAATTTTCAACTAATTGTCAATCTTCACATTGAAAGAATTAGAAAAGACTTTAATGTTACGTACCTATCATGTACATGCCATCCGGAGATCTTGCTCACTTCTCTCAAAGCAGCTCTCCACTTTGACATCATCTGAATGTCAACCTTGGGATCTTTTTCATGCCTACCAAAAGCTTCGGCAAAAGCTCCCCTCTGGTTTCCTACGTCGGATGGATCCACATGGTAGAAAATGGGCAAAACTCTCCCAGTGTTTCTCATGCATTTGACCATCTTGGCAAGTTCAATGAGGCACCATCTAGATGATGCATAATTTGGAGAGATAATGGCAATTCCATACTTGGAATCTTGTATTGCTTTTAAGAGCTCTTTAGAAACATATTTTCCTCGCTCGAGCTTTTCATCGTCTCTAAATACGAGAATGCCTCTCTGTTTCAAAGCGGCATGTAGATGGTCGGTAAAACTCTTGCGGGTGTCTTCACCGTAGAAACTGAGGAAAACATCGTATCTCCGTGAAGGTGtcgaagaagaagaggaagagggtCTCTGAGTGGTGGTGGACGCCATGGATCGGAGACTTACAAGACTGTTTAATAATGCAATGCTAATTAATTTGCAGAGTTTGAGAATAGGTTTTGGGTATTGATTGTTATATGCAAGGCGTGGAAAAAAAAACTGTCAACACGAGGAAACTCGCAATAAAAGTTA from Corylus avellana chromosome ca10, CavTom2PMs-1.0 includes:
- the LOC132162778 gene encoding TMV resistance protein N-like; the encoded protein is MASTTTQRPSSSSSSTPSRRYDVFLSFYGEDTRKSFTDHLHAALKQRGILVFRDDEKLERGKYVSKELLKAIQDSKYGIAIISPNYASSRWCLIELAKMVKCMRNTGRVLPIFYHVDPSDVGNQRGAFAEAFGRHEKDPKVDIQMMSKWRAALREVSKISGWHVHDRHESIVVEEISRRVLSGLSRNFSIVSKDFVGIESRVEEIMNLLSIGLDDVRFLGIYGMGGIGKTTLSKAIYERVSHQFDASCFITDIREETRTHGLVYLQKQLIVEILMEREINIWNEYGASRVIVNRLRNKKVFIILDDVDEVKQLEALAGSHDWFGQGSRIIITSRDQHLLNRFVDNTYEVMNLNYPEALQLFSWKAFKKPHPEENYVQLSMNVVSYAQGLPLALEVFGSFLFGRTMDEWKNIACFFHGANMYSSIHKLESFGYYPNINIRVLVDKSLITISNERLQMHNLLQKMGQQIVHCESAEEPGERSRLWHIEDVLHVLKNNTGTDTVKGIVLKLPLQKLEQLNFEAFSKMKKLKMLEISGVGHLRTNLEWHGDPSNFMLSNELCIIEWWEYPFESLPASFQPKNLVMLKMPYSCIKQLWDKRKIFDKLKHICLSHSQNLIETLDLSGFQNLEKLELAYCTSLSKVHPSIGFLRRLKELHLQGCKRLKRLPDEICLESLEVFNLSGCSRLNKLPLSFKRLSSLKNLNISNCSRLEKIPKNMISGMKCLEHLWVGGNATRKLPIGSGPDPIISLLLPDSFSGLSSLRELDLSYHNLSNGNGVIANNFSCLSSLCSLNLSWSKFTRIIDGAWQLSNLEWLDLSYCNLLDGAMPSDLSCLPLLRILKLSGNKFTRIQDCVAQLSRLYSLELDDCSWLQVLPKLPLGLISLSVRNCPSLELFYKQMEMWSSNEKLRSIDGSFVAAYIDYDGTPSCKILRLHPRSPLWSKESFQTFYDLEACGPALVGSGIPKWFKDKSSNWFGRIQLHTDFSSVKWWTWKGYALFIVYEIHEPRSTHPRKRRKLKVDEWKENSNSTTIFDGSNSNLPNFVCQFQVNEVDVTEPLALCAPGFPSIGSSGFWVYIPANWFLGRRVGNSFVCGWNNLKASITTACLNVEVKEFGARVVRDQSDYSEFCQVVNTISPHGLDFKSTRKSSFDLVNGYLFLHVDGPIKSML